The following proteins are co-located in the Acropora palmata chromosome 11, jaAcrPala1.3, whole genome shotgun sequence genome:
- the LOC141897319 gene encoding small ribosomal subunit protein uS5 — protein MVDSEPAGGGRGGFRGGFGGRGRGRGRGRGRGRGRGRGKADDKEWVPVTKLGRLVKDMKIKTLEQIYLFSLPIKEHEIIDFFLGSALKDEVLKIMPVQKQTRAGQRTRFKAFVAIGDSNGHVGLGVKCSKEVATAIRGAIILAKLSVIPVRRGYWGNKIGQPHTVPCKVTGKCGSVRVRLIPAPRGTGIVSAPVPKKLLHMAGFQDCYTSARGHTATLGNFAKATFEAISKTYCYLTPDMWKDTVFTKTPYQEFTDFLAKNHTGQSQRSAAAKEQAFKQ, from the exons ATGGTGGATTCGGAACCAGCCGGTGGTGGACGTGGAGGTTTTCGAGGTGGATTTGGCGGCCGAGGCCGTGGAAGGGGTCGCGGTAGGGGCCGAGGACGTGGCCGTGGAAGGGGAAAAGCCGATGATAAAGAG TGGGTGCCAGTAACAAAACTTGGTCGCTTGGTGAAAGATATGAAGATCAAGACCTTGGAACAAATCTatcttttttctcttcctaTAAAG GAACATGAGATAATTGATTTCTTCCTTGGATCTGCTCTGAAAGATGAAGTACTTAAAATCATGCCTGTGCAGAAGCAGACCAGGGCTGGACAGCGGACTCGTTTCAAAGCCTTTGTTGCTATAGGCGATAGCAATGGTCATGTTGGCCTTGGAGTGAAATGCTCCAAAGAAGTGGCAACAGCAATTCGTGGTGCCATCATCCTTGCAAAGTTGTCTGTCATTCCTGTTCGTCGTGGATACTGGGGTAACAAGATCGGTCAACCACACACTGTACCATGCAAG gtgACAGGTAAATGTGGATCAGTTCGTGTGCGTCTGATCCCAGCCCCAAGAGGAACTGGAATAGTGTCTGCCCCAGTCCCAAAGAAGCTGCTTCATATGGCAGGTTTCCAAGACTGCTACACCTCTGCTCGTGGACATACAGCAACACTGGGAAACTTTG CAAAGGCAACTTTTGAAGCCATCTCCAAGACTTACTGCTACCTAACCCCTGACATGTGGAAGGACACTGTGTTTACCAAGACCCCATACCAGGAGTTTACAGACTTCCTGGCCAAAAATCACACAGGACAGTCACAGCGATCAGCGGCTGCTAAAGAACAAGctttcaaacagtaa